The following are encoded together in the Pithys albifrons albifrons isolate INPA30051 chromosome 5, PitAlb_v1, whole genome shotgun sequence genome:
- the HELT gene encoding hairy and enhancer of split-related protein HELT isoform X2 has protein sequence MASKLKERRRTPVSHKVIEKRRRDRINRCLTELGKTVPMALAKQSSGKLEKAEILEMTVQYLRALHSADFPRGREKELLSEFANYFHYGYHECMKNLVHYLTTVERMETKDTKYARILAFLQSKARFVTEPLFTSLGSLPEPDFSYQLHPGPECSGHGHSPAEAVLQPPSGGPFPWHGAARSPSLPYHLPSAAVPLASTGQQRSTFLSSVQGLDRHYLNLLGHSHSNAFGLPPGQHPSML, from the exons AGGACGCCGGTTTCCCATAAAGTGATAGAGAAGCGGAGGAGGGACCGCATCAACCGCTGCCTCACTGAGCTGGGGAAGACGGTGCCCATGGCTCTGGCCAAGCAG AGCTCGGGGAAGCTGGAGAAGGCGGAGATCCTGGAGATGACAGTACAATACCTGCGGGCCCTGCACTCGGCAGACTTCCCCCGCGGCCGGGAGAAGG agctgctctcgGAGTTCGCCAATTACTTCCACTATGGCTACCACGAGTGCATGAAGAACCTGGTTCACTACCTGACGACAGTGGAGAGGATGGAGACCAAAGACACTAAGTACGCCCGCATCCTGGCCTTCCTTCAGTCCAAAGCGCGCTTCGTCACTGAGCCCCTCTtcacctccctgggctcccTGCCGGAGCCGGACTTTTCCTACCAGCTGCACCCTGGGCCTGAGTGCTCTGGGCACGGCCACAGCCCCGCCGAGGCCGTGCTCCAGCCGCCCTCGGGGGGGCCATTCCCCTGGCACGGTGCCGCTcgcagcccctccctgccctaTCACCTGCCCAGCGCCGCCGTGCCCCTCGCCAGCACCGGCCAGCAGCGCAGCACCTTCCTCTCCTCCGTGCAGGGGCTGGACCGCCACTACCTCAACCTCCTCGGCCACTCCCACTCCAACGCCTTCGGGCTGCCCCCGGGCCAACACCCCTCCATGCTATAG
- the HELT gene encoding hairy and enhancer of split-related protein HELT isoform X1, producing MASKLKERRRTPVSHKVIEKRRRDRINRCLTELGKTVPMALAKQSSGKLEKAEILEMTVQYLRALHSADFPRGREKAELLSEFANYFHYGYHECMKNLVHYLTTVERMETKDTKYARILAFLQSKARFVTEPLFTSLGSLPEPDFSYQLHPGPECSGHGHSPAEAVLQPPSGGPFPWHGAARSPSLPYHLPSAAVPLASTGQQRSTFLSSVQGLDRHYLNLLGHSHSNAFGLPPGQHPSML from the exons AGGACGCCGGTTTCCCATAAAGTGATAGAGAAGCGGAGGAGGGACCGCATCAACCGCTGCCTCACTGAGCTGGGGAAGACGGTGCCCATGGCTCTGGCCAAGCAG AGCTCGGGGAAGCTGGAGAAGGCGGAGATCCTGGAGATGACAGTACAATACCTGCGGGCCCTGCACTCGGCAGACTTCCCCCGCGGCCGGGAGAAGG cagagctgctctcgGAGTTCGCCAATTACTTCCACTATGGCTACCACGAGTGCATGAAGAACCTGGTTCACTACCTGACGACAGTGGAGAGGATGGAGACCAAAGACACTAAGTACGCCCGCATCCTGGCCTTCCTTCAGTCCAAAGCGCGCTTCGTCACTGAGCCCCTCTtcacctccctgggctcccTGCCGGAGCCGGACTTTTCCTACCAGCTGCACCCTGGGCCTGAGTGCTCTGGGCACGGCCACAGCCCCGCCGAGGCCGTGCTCCAGCCGCCCTCGGGGGGGCCATTCCCCTGGCACGGTGCCGCTcgcagcccctccctgccctaTCACCTGCCCAGCGCCGCCGTGCCCCTCGCCAGCACCGGCCAGCAGCGCAGCACCTTCCTCTCCTCCGTGCAGGGGCTGGACCGCCACTACCTCAACCTCCTCGGCCACTCCCACTCCAACGCCTTCGGGCTGCCCCCGGGCCAACACCCCTCCATGCTATAG